Proteins encoded together in one Planifilum fimeticola window:
- a CDS encoding DUF1540 domain-containing protein, translating into MPEVKCSVANCYFWAEGNNCTADAIMVEIDPHADRRFDEEIGGEMVGTGHQDHSARQAADTCCHTFRPREKHQ; encoded by the coding sequence TTGCCTGAAGTCAAATGCAGTGTGGCAAACTGCTACTTTTGGGCCGAAGGGAACAACTGTACTGCGGATGCGATCATGGTGGAGATCGATCCGCATGCCGACCGCCGGTTCGATGAGGAAATCGGGGGAGAAATGGTGGGGACGGGCCATCAGGATCATTCGGCCCGTCAGGCCGCCGACACCTGTTGCCACACCTTTCGGCCCAGGGAGAAGCACCAGTGA
- the ftsW gene encoding putative lipid II flippase FtsW — MVRGKPDFWLMFFTFLLLGFGLVMVFSASYYEGWTEFNDSYYFFKRQLARAGLGLILFFTFANIPFTLYRRHVGWILLGCVILLVLVFVPVIGVEANGASRWIQIGPLTIQPSELAKLALLIYTASIMTKKQPYLDNFTRGLLPPLIVIGLVCSLIMIEPHYSATIIILISCMVVIFCAGARIRHLLMLGLVAVPVLIMVLYLADYRIERLEAAYDPWKDPNDTGYQIIQSLYAIGPGGLSGRGLGNGIQKLAYLPEAHTDFIFAVIAEELGFFGGVFLILLFVALILRGIRASLIVPDQFGTLLGIGLITTIAIQALFNLAVVTAILPVTGVPLPLVSYGGSSLLINMASLGILLNISRYRPDPSRKDGSQS; from the coding sequence ATGGTTCGCGGCAAACCGGATTTCTGGCTGATGTTCTTCACGTTTCTCCTCTTGGGTTTCGGGCTGGTGATGGTGTTCAGCGCCAGCTACTATGAGGGATGGACCGAGTTCAACGACAGTTACTATTTTTTTAAGCGCCAGCTGGCGCGGGCCGGCCTCGGCCTGATCCTCTTTTTCACGTTCGCCAATATACCGTTCACCCTTTATCGGCGCCATGTCGGTTGGATTTTGTTGGGCTGCGTGATCCTGCTGGTGCTGGTGTTCGTACCCGTCATCGGCGTCGAGGCCAACGGCGCTTCCCGGTGGATTCAAATCGGCCCCCTGACGATTCAGCCCTCGGAGCTGGCAAAACTCGCCCTGCTCATATACACCGCCTCGATCATGACGAAAAAACAACCCTATCTGGACAACTTCACACGGGGCTTGCTCCCCCCTCTGATCGTGATCGGGCTGGTCTGTTCTCTGATCATGATCGAGCCCCATTACAGCGCCACGATCATCATTCTGATCTCCTGCATGGTGGTGATTTTCTGCGCGGGAGCGCGGATCCGCCACTTGCTGATGTTGGGGCTGGTAGCCGTTCCCGTGTTAATCATGGTCCTCTATCTGGCGGATTACCGGATCGAACGCCTGGAGGCGGCCTACGATCCCTGGAAGGATCCCAACGACACGGGATACCAAATTATCCAATCCCTTTATGCCATCGGACCCGGCGGCTTGTCCGGCCGCGGCCTCGGAAACGGGATCCAAAAGCTGGCCTATCTTCCCGAGGCCCATACCGACTTCATCTTTGCCGTCATTGCCGAGGAACTGGGCTTTTTTGGCGGCGTCTTCCTGATCCTCCTGTTCGTGGCTCTGATCCTGCGGGGCATTCGGGCCTCCCTGATCGTACCGGACCAATTTGGAACCCTGCTCGGCATCGGACTGATCACCACGATCGCCATCCAAGCGCTGTTCAACCTGGCCGTGGTCACGGCAATTCTTCCCGTGACGGGCGTTCCCCTCCCCCTGGTCAGTTACGGCGGATCGTCACTGCTCATCAACATGGCCTCCCTGGGAATCCTTCTCAACATTTCCCGCTACCGTCCGGACCCCAGCCGAAAAGACGGCTCACAATCATAA
- a CDS encoding thiazole synthase: MLKIGKYTFRSRLFLGTGKFSSLDIQQAAVDASGAEVLTFAVRRLNISDPNQPNFLERLDLGKYTLLPNTAGATSVEEALRIARLARASKLCDMIKVEIIGDPKTLLPDPVATLEATRILVEEGFTVLPYTSDDPILAKRLEEAGAHAIMPGGSPIGSGLGLLNPHYLSLIIEQAEVPVIVDAGIGSPADVVQAMELGADGVLLNTAVSQAKDPVRMARAMKLAVEAGRLGFEAGRIPRKRYASASSPQEGLVGS, encoded by the coding sequence GTGCTGAAGATCGGAAAATACACCTTCCGTTCCCGCCTGTTTTTGGGAACCGGGAAGTTTTCATCGCTGGATATTCAGCAGGCCGCGGTGGATGCTTCGGGGGCGGAGGTTCTCACCTTCGCCGTTCGCCGGTTAAACATCAGCGATCCAAATCAACCCAATTTTTTGGAACGCCTGGATCTCGGAAAATACACCCTGCTTCCCAACACGGCGGGAGCCACCAGCGTGGAGGAGGCCTTGCGAATCGCCCGATTGGCCCGGGCCTCCAAGTTGTGCGACATGATCAAGGTGGAGATTATCGGGGATCCCAAAACCCTGCTGCCCGATCCCGTCGCCACCCTGGAGGCGACCCGGATCCTGGTGGAGGAGGGATTCACCGTTTTGCCCTATACCTCCGACGATCCGATATTGGCCAAGCGCTTGGAGGAAGCGGGAGCCCACGCCATCATGCCCGGCGGTTCTCCGATCGGATCCGGGCTGGGACTCCTCAATCCCCACTACTTGAGCCTGATTATCGAACAGGCCGAGGTTCCCGTCATCGTCGACGCGGGGATCGGATCTCCGGCCGATGTGGTTCAGGCGATGGAACTGGGAGCGGACGGGGTGCTGCTCAACACCGCCGTGTCCCAGGCGAAGGATCCGGTGAGGATGGCCAGGGCGATGAAATTGGCCGTGGAGGCGGGGAGGCTGGGTTTCGAGGCGGGAAGGATTCCCCGGAAGCGTTATGCTTCGGCCAGCAGTCCCCAGGAGGGTTTGGTCGGCTCCTGA
- the thiS gene encoding sulfur carrier protein ThiS has product MNGEEMDLPRDVRTVSQLLEHLGVEKRIVVVEQNRRILEREEHDSTPLAEGDSIEIVHFVGGG; this is encoded by the coding sequence GTGAATGGAGAAGAGATGGATCTGCCCCGGGATGTCCGCACCGTTTCCCAGCTGTTGGAACATTTGGGGGTGGAAAAGCGAATCGTCGTGGTGGAGCAAAATCGCAGGATTCTGGAGAGGGAAGAGCATGATTCAACTCCCCTTGCCGAAGGGGATTCCATCGAAATCGTTCATTTTGTCGGAGGGGGTTGA
- the thiO gene encoding glycine oxidase ThiO: MHERDVVVVGGGVIGCSIAYYLAKRGARVTVLERDLIGAHASSAAAGMLGAQVEMAAPGPMSELCMKSRSMFPDLASELYRLTGIDIELIRAGILRIAWNEEEAEMLRKRGAWQRDRGETADWWDKDRVRSVEPEVSDQIEGALYIPGDSHVSSSRLTRAFSYAAELLGAELIERCEVTAFRAGKDRIERVESDRGTFQAEHVVLAAGAWSASLAGKLGLRLPVVPIKGESLAVYPRKELFERTLFAEGCYLVPKADGKVIVGATERAGDFTEWVTMDAIRQLTSEAVRLVPELANSTFIRAWSSIRPGSPDGLPYIGRFGRFRNLFVATGHFRNGILLSPITGQRIAELIAGEEVPDLKPFSPDRLST, translated from the coding sequence TTGCATGAGCGGGATGTGGTGGTTGTCGGAGGGGGTGTGATCGGGTGCTCGATCGCGTACTATCTCGCCAAACGGGGAGCGCGGGTCACCGTTCTGGAGCGGGACCTGATCGGCGCCCACGCTTCGTCCGCCGCCGCGGGGATGTTGGGGGCCCAGGTGGAGATGGCTGCGCCGGGGCCCATGAGTGAGCTGTGCATGAAGAGCCGATCCATGTTTCCCGATTTGGCCTCGGAATTGTATCGTCTGACCGGAATCGATATCGAATTGATCCGGGCGGGCATATTGCGGATCGCTTGGAATGAAGAGGAGGCCGAGATGCTTCGGAAGCGGGGAGCTTGGCAGCGGGACCGCGGCGAGACGGCGGACTGGTGGGACAAGGATCGGGTTCGGAGCGTGGAACCGGAGGTGTCCGATCAGATCGAGGGGGCCCTTTACATTCCCGGGGATTCCCACGTCTCCTCCTCCCGATTGACCCGGGCCTTTTCCTATGCGGCGGAACTGCTCGGGGCCGAATTGATCGAGCGGTGTGAAGTGACTGCCTTTCGCGCCGGGAAGGACCGCATCGAGAGGGTGGAGTCGGATCGGGGAACCTTTCAGGCGGAGCATGTGGTGTTGGCGGCGGGGGCGTGGAGCGCTTCGCTGGCCGGGAAATTGGGGTTGCGTTTGCCGGTCGTTCCGATCAAGGGGGAATCCCTGGCGGTTTATCCGCGTAAAGAGCTCTTTGAAAGGACGCTGTTTGCGGAGGGATGTTACCTGGTCCCCAAAGCGGACGGCAAGGTGATCGTGGGAGCGACGGAGCGGGCCGGTGATTTTACCGAATGGGTGACGATGGACGCGATTCGACAACTGACGTCGGAAGCGGTCCGGTTGGTTCCGGAATTGGCAAACAGCACGTTTATCCGTGCCTGGTCCAGCATCCGTCCCGGGTCCCCCGACGGACTCCCTTATATCGGCAGGTTCGGCCGATTCCGGAACCTTTTCGTCGCCACCGGTCATTTCCGCAACGGAATACTGCTCAGTCCCATCACCGGCCAGCGGATCGCGGAATTGATCGCAGGAGAGGAGGTTCCGGATCTGAAACCCTTTTCGCCCGACCGCCTGTCGACTTAA
- a CDS encoding thiamine phosphate synthase, with product MRCRYPPGYRFFAGKEEAKIGGRLHLVTGDHHSSDHIVAVVEKVRPWVDQVHLRWKGRSAREIYHLGSRLLERGLLRPGQLAVHDRLDVALALGCGIHLPEAGLPVDRVREIVGSRHRVGVSVHSVEAAGRAAASGADYLMFGHVFSTLSKPGVHPRGLEQLSRVVQAVNVPVLAIGGITARRIPRVMETGCAGVAVLSALMDCPEPERTARQMRTCLDRRV from the coding sequence TTGCGTTGCCGGTATCCTCCAGGATACCGGTTTTTTGCAGGAAAGGAGGAGGCGAAAATCGGAGGCAGACTCCACCTCGTTACCGGGGACCATCATTCATCGGATCATATCGTTGCCGTTGTCGAGAAGGTCCGTCCCTGGGTGGACCAGGTCCACCTGCGGTGGAAAGGGCGGTCTGCGCGGGAGATTTATCATCTGGGGAGCAGGCTTTTGGAGCGCGGGCTCCTGCGTCCCGGGCAGTTGGCCGTTCATGACCGGTTGGATGTGGCCCTGGCGCTGGGGTGCGGCATCCATTTGCCGGAAGCGGGCCTGCCGGTGGATCGGGTGCGGGAGATCGTCGGTTCCCGGCATCGGGTGGGAGTTTCGGTTCATTCCGTCGAGGCCGCGGGACGGGCGGCCGCGTCGGGGGCGGACTACCTGATGTTCGGCCATGTGTTTTCCACTTTGTCCAAGCCGGGCGTTCACCCGCGGGGGCTCGAACAACTTTCCCGCGTGGTTCAGGCCGTCAACGTTCCTGTCCTGGCTATCGGGGGGATCACGGCGCGGCGGATCCCCCGAGTGATGGAGACGGGGTGTGCGGGTGTGGCCGTCCTATCCGCCCTGATGGACTGTCCGGAACCCGAACGGACGGCCCGGCAAATGAGGACCTGTCTGGATCGCCGTGTGTGA